A portion of the Syntrophaceae bacterium genome contains these proteins:
- a CDS encoding cytochrome C codes for MAGGWNEWVKAGLPTENKSVQSAKLCADCHAAVTPGIVSDWKLSKHSQKGVDCAVCHGDKHFSPETVALAEIPTPERCAYCHGTQVKQFKDGKHAKAWDAMKAMPTFHMQPMAMIDGMKGCGGCHKIGIKTEAEIKELRKQGGQFGVASCDSCHTRHIFSKTEALQPQACRTCHMGIDHPQWEMYSSSKHGVRNELKQLGALPGSAAAPTCQSCHMTNGNHAVRTAWGFVAVRLPMPDDPQWAADRTKILKGLGALDPAGKPTARFGALRDLDVFRTTQEAWQKERDRMFANCRQCHSPNFARGELEKGDMMIREADRLLAEAIEIVAGLYRDRIIPKPGHYAYPYPDLLAFHDAPTSIEQKLYLMFLEHRMRTFQGTFHANPDYALWYGWSKMVSDLTEIRKMAADLRKEKKGKRR; via the coding sequence CTGGCGGGCGGCTGGAACGAGTGGGTCAAGGCGGGCTTGCCCACGGAGAACAAGTCGGTCCAGTCGGCGAAGCTCTGTGCGGACTGCCACGCGGCGGTCACGCCGGGCATCGTCTCGGACTGGAAGCTCAGCAAGCACAGCCAGAAGGGTGTCGACTGCGCGGTCTGTCACGGTGACAAGCATTTCTCGCCCGAGACGGTCGCGCTGGCCGAGATTCCGACGCCCGAGCGTTGCGCCTACTGCCACGGCACCCAGGTCAAGCAGTTCAAGGACGGCAAGCACGCCAAGGCCTGGGACGCCATGAAGGCCATGCCCACCTTCCACATGCAGCCCATGGCGATGATCGACGGCATGAAGGGCTGCGGGGGATGCCACAAGATCGGGATCAAGACGGAAGCCGAGATCAAGGAGCTGAGAAAGCAGGGCGGCCAGTTCGGTGTGGCCTCCTGCGATTCCTGCCACACCCGGCATATCTTCTCGAAGACGGAGGCCCTGCAGCCACAGGCCTGCCGCACCTGCCACATGGGCATCGACCACCCCCAGTGGGAGATGTACTCCTCGTCGAAGCACGGGGTGCGCAATGAGCTGAAGCAGCTCGGCGCCCTTCCCGGGAGCGCCGCGGCGCCCACCTGCCAGAGCTGCCACATGACGAACGGCAACCACGCCGTGCGGACGGCCTGGGGGTTCGTGGCCGTGAGGCTCCCCATGCCGGATGATCCCCAGTGGGCCGCCGACCGGACGAAGATCCTCAAAGGGCTCGGGGCCCTGGACCCGGCGGGCAAGCCGACGGCCCGTTTCGGCGCGCTCAGGGACCTCGACGTGTTCCGCACGACCCAGGAGGCCTGGCAGAAGGAGCGGGACCGGATGTTCGCCAACTGCCGTCAGTGCCATTCGCCCAACTTCGCCCGCGGCGAGCTCGAAAAGGGCGACATGATGATCCGCGAGGCGGACCGGCTGCTCGCCGAGGCGATCGAGATCGTGGCGGGCCTTTACCGGGACCGCATCATTCCAAAACCCGGGCATTACGCCTACCCATACCCGGACCTGCTGGCGTTCCACGACGCGCCGACGTCGATCGAGCAGAAGCTCTACCTCATGTTCCTCGAGCATCGGATGCGGACCTTCCAGGGCACGTTCCACGCCAACCCCGACTACGCCCTCTGGTACGGCTGGAGCAAGATGGTCTCGGACCTCACGGAGATCCGGAAGATGGCCGCCGACCTGAGGAAGGAAAAGAAAGGCAAGAGAAGATAG